In a genomic window of Oncorhynchus masou masou isolate Uvic2021 unplaced genomic scaffold, UVic_Omas_1.1 unplaced_scaffold_1583, whole genome shotgun sequence:
- the LOC135531412 gene encoding uncharacterized protein LOC135531412 isoform X2, translating into MALFIPDMAGHLFLVILLFDTFQSIKAQGPPLPRLTVSPAVIRERDSVQLSCETPPSVSVTQCYLFTEKGDDKPSCRQTLTGTELLSWSDQRSPAVVNVRCYYYAIGSSSPSSHSDPGSVTVQVPPQLTVSPEVIRDTDTVQLRCHTSQSTSVSQCYFYIAERQHLQYPTSCQQSLTGTKLLEWAGHGPTTKVNMRCIYYAVEMSIYSPYSDPVSVTLLDLPQPRLTVSSTVNRERDSVQLSCDSPPSVSVAQCFFYTEVNCRNQTLVSMTNLLMTSLLPVYFLSLSVMVIAVTCTLETSLRPTKRFW; encoded by the exons ATGGCATTGTTCATCCCTGATATGGCTGGTCATCTGTTCTTGGTCATCCTCCTTTTTG ATACGTTCCAATCCATCAAAGCCCAAG GCCCTCCTCTTCCCAGGTTGACGGTGAGTCCTGcagtcatcagagagagagactcagttcAGCTGAGCTGTGAGACTCCTCCATCCGTCTCCGTGACTCAGTGTTATCTCTTCACTGAGAAGGGAGACGATAAACCATCCTGTCGGCAGACACTCACAGGGACTGAGCTCCTCTCGTGGTCAGATCAACGTTCACCTGCTGTGGTCAACGTGAGATGTTACTACTACGCTATTGGTAGTTCTTCCCCATCCTCTCACAGTGACCCTGGCTCAGTAACTGTCCAAG TCCCTCCTCAGCTGACAGTGAGTCCTGAAGTCATCAGGGATACGGACACAGTTCAGCTGAGATGTCACACTTCTCAATCTACCTCTGTGTCTCAGTGTTACTTCTACATAGCGGAAAGACAACATCTCcaatatcctacatcctgtcagcAGTCACTCACAGGGACCAAGCTGCTTGAATGGGCAGGTCATGGTCCAACCACCAAGGTCAACATGAgatgtatctactatgctgtagAGATGTCTATCTACTCTCCTTACAGTGACCCTGTCTCAGTCACTCTCCTGG ACCTCCCTCAGCCCAGGCTGACAGTGAGTTCTAcagtcaacagagagagagactcagttcAGCTGAGCTGTGActctcctccatctgtctctgtgGCTCAGTGTTTCTTCTACACAGAG GTAAACTGCAGAAACCAGACATTAGTGTCAATGACGAATCTTCTCATGACATCACTATTGCCTGTGTACTTCCTGAGTCTGTCAGTGATGGTCATAGCTGTAACCTGTACACTGGAGACCAGCCTCAGGCCTACAAAGAGGTTTTGGTGA
- the LOC135531412 gene encoding uncharacterized protein LOC135531412 isoform X1 translates to MALFIPDMAGHLFLVILLFDTFQSIKAQGPPLPRLTVSPAVIRERDSVQLSCETPPSVSVTQCYLFTEKGDDKPSCRQTLTGTELLSWSDQRSPAVVNVRCYYYAIGSSSPSSHSDPGSVTVQVPPQLTVSPEVIRDTDTVQLRCHTSQSTSVSQCYFYIAERQHLQYPTSCQQSLTGTKLLEWAGHGPTTKVNMRCIYYAVEMSIYSPYSDPVSVTLLDLPQPRLTVSSTVNRERDSVQLSCDSPPSVSVAQCFFYTEVKNPKPSPCMRSLTGAELLSWAGERLPAEVKLRCFYTVENHYPSMHSHPAPITILGKIVLLL, encoded by the exons ATGGCATTGTTCATCCCTGATATGGCTGGTCATCTGTTCTTGGTCATCCTCCTTTTTG ATACGTTCCAATCCATCAAAGCCCAAG GCCCTCCTCTTCCCAGGTTGACGGTGAGTCCTGcagtcatcagagagagagactcagttcAGCTGAGCTGTGAGACTCCTCCATCCGTCTCCGTGACTCAGTGTTATCTCTTCACTGAGAAGGGAGACGATAAACCATCCTGTCGGCAGACACTCACAGGGACTGAGCTCCTCTCGTGGTCAGATCAACGTTCACCTGCTGTGGTCAACGTGAGATGTTACTACTACGCTATTGGTAGTTCTTCCCCATCCTCTCACAGTGACCCTGGCTCAGTAACTGTCCAAG TCCCTCCTCAGCTGACAGTGAGTCCTGAAGTCATCAGGGATACGGACACAGTTCAGCTGAGATGTCACACTTCTCAATCTACCTCTGTGTCTCAGTGTTACTTCTACATAGCGGAAAGACAACATCTCcaatatcctacatcctgtcagcAGTCACTCACAGGGACCAAGCTGCTTGAATGGGCAGGTCATGGTCCAACCACCAAGGTCAACATGAgatgtatctactatgctgtagAGATGTCTATCTACTCTCCTTACAGTGACCCTGTCTCAGTCACTCTCCTGG ACCTCCCTCAGCCCAGGCTGACAGTGAGTTCTAcagtcaacagagagagagactcagttcAGCTGAGCTGTGActctcctccatctgtctctgtgGCTCAGTGTTTCTTCTACACAGAGGTGAAAAATCCTAAACCCTCACCCTGTATGAGGTCACTCACGGGGGCTGAGCTGCTCTCGTGGGCAGGTGAACGTTTACCTGCTGAGGTCAAACTGAGATGTTTTTACACAGTAGAGAATCACTATCCATCGATGCACAGTCATCCTGCGCCTATCACTATTCTTGGTaaaatagtattattattatga